The genomic DNA CGTTCCAGATTATTTCGCCCGATCACTTCTCGACACAGCGTGCTACAAGCCTCTCTCAGGAATCGCCGCGAGCCGGGAACAGGGGGGGCTCCATGACCTCCCTGTCCGAGACACCGTCAAGAGTTGACGCGCGGATCACCCTGGGATGGAGTGACGTGCATGAGGCGAAGGGATTTCACCGCGAGTCTGGGTCTCTCCCTGTTGGCGTCTCCGTTGTTGCGCGTGCTGGGCGAAGGAGAAGCCCACGCGGCGACGCCCCTGCCCCGGCGGCTCATCGTCGTCTTCACTCCGAATGGAACGGTGCACCGCCACTGGCGTCCCACGGGAGGCGAGCTGGATTTCGAGTTCCCCGTGGGCGGCATGCTCGAGCCGCTCAACCGCCACCGCGCCAACCTGCTCGTCTGTGATGGGCTGGACTTCGTGGACGTGGACAATCACGACGCCGGCATGGCCAACATGCTCACGGGCGGCGGAATGGCGCAACACGCCTCCGGTGGTTTGTCCATTGATCAGTATGTCGCGAGCAAGATTGGCGAGGGCTCGCGGTTCAAGTCGTTGGAGTTCGGGGTCCAGACGAGCCTCTGGGGTGCGTCGAAATCCACGCGGATGTCCTACTCGGCGCCGGGTGTCTTCGTGTCTCCCGAAGACGTGCCGCGCAATGCCTATCAGCGGCTCTTCGGCGCGCTCGGGGGTGATACGTCCTCCGCTGACAAGCAATTGCGCCGCCGCAAGAGCATGTTGGATCTGGTGCGCACCGAGATGAACGGCCTGTCCGAGCGGGTGGGCGCGGAGGAGAAGCGGCGGCTGGAGCAGCACCTGGAGGCCCTGCGCCAGACGGAGAAGGGGCTGGTGACGCCCATCTCCACGGATGGATGCGCTCCCCCCGAGGTGCCCATCGCGGTGAATGCCCAGGCCAACGAGCAGTTCCCGCTGCTGGGCCGCATGCAGATGGACCTGATGGTGAGCGCGCTCGCCTGTGGGATGACGCGGGTGGCGTCCCTGCAGTGGTCCCACACCGTCGCGCCCCAGGTGTTCACCTGGGCGGGCTCCAGCGAGGCCCACCACGAGCTGTCCCACAAGGACGACGCCAACACGGCGGGCATCGCGGACTTCGTGCGGTGCGAGCGTTGG from Melittangium boletus DSM 14713 includes the following:
- a CDS encoding DUF1552 domain-containing protein, with translation MRRRDFTASLGLSLLASPLLRVLGEGEAHAATPLPRRLIVVFTPNGTVHRHWRPTGGELDFEFPVGGMLEPLNRHRANLLVCDGLDFVDVDNHDAGMANMLTGGGMAQHASGGLSIDQYVASKIGEGSRFKSLEFGVQTSLWGASKSTRMSYSAPGVFVSPEDVPRNAYQRLFGALGGDTSSADKQLRRRKSMLDLVRTEMNGLSERVGAEEKRRLEQHLEALRQTEKGLVTPISTDGCAPPEVPIAVNAQANEQFPLLGRMQMDLMVSALACGMTRVASLQWSHTVAPQVFTWAGSSEAHHELSHKDDANTAGIADFVRCERWFAEQFSYLLSALKARPDLEGGGTMLDSTLVLWAKELGDSRLHNCRSVPFVLAGGARSGFRFGRYLRYTNASHQKLLTSVCQAMGVSIEAFGDPSRSTGTLDGLV